CCCGCTGCCCTGGGATTTTGTCTCTCTCCAGGCTGCGGTGTAATAAGGGAGGTAATTAAGTGtaaaaggcaggaggagggagggctgggaggggggagcagccccggctccttTTGGAGGCAGGGGACTGCGATAATGTATGGTAATAACCGCAGCCAGCCCTGCCGAGCTGATAGCGCTGACGGCAGCGCCTGGGCCCCCCCAAACCTGCCCCCACCactgtggggagggggagcagtGCCAGAAGAAAGGCTCAGCCTTCCTCCACCGGGTTTGTGCCTTCCTGAGCAGCTGTATGGAAATAATTCCCATCGGAGGCAATTGTTTCTCTGACAagagggagggggctggggggtaACGTGGGTGAGGGGTTTTGGGGGCTCTCAAAGGCGGGGTTTTGGGGGCTCTCAAAGGCGGGGTTTTGGGGGCTCTCAAAGGCAGGATCATCCTcttggggggcagggggagagaggTCAGGTCCCTACTTCAGCTCCCAGTCTACCCACAAGGGACACATCGTGCTACTGGAATGAGACAAGCTGCCCCGCCGTGCCCCCCATCTCTCACTGGTCCTCAGCTCCCCCATCCTCCACGGACCCTGGACACAGGCTGTGGGGTCAGCCAGGATCTGCCAGAGGATGCCCACTAGTGCCAGGGGGCAGAGCCTTcactcctgccctccctgctgcctcagctgcagGACCCCCACCACTGCCGGCTTGGGGGGCTGCTGGCCATTAGGTATTCCAACTGCGTCCTTCCCAGAGGCGCCCGGGTCGCAGCCGGAGCCCCGAAGTGGCTCCAATCCGTGGTCTGGTGCTGCCGCCGGCGCAGAGAGCAGATGACAGACAAAGGGCCGGGGACAAAGGCCCGGCTGCCTTGTGCCCCAGGGAAGGGGCGCAGGCACGTGCAGGGCACGGGTGCTGTCCCACCCCGGGGCTGCCGCTGTCCCGACCTCCCGTGCTTGCCATGCCCCAGTGCCCACTTGGCCCCCGCCCTGGCTGGCATGGCTAGGGCACAGTTGGGTACCAGGtggcccagccctggcaccgGTGCTGTGGTACCCCTGCTGTGGGCATTGTGCCCACGCTGCTCTGGTGCGGGGCTCTGCTGtggtccctccccagctctgcccgtctcagggtgcagcagggctgagatGGGGTGCAGGGGGCACACggctgtggggagggagcagaaagCACAGATGGGACCACAGCAGAGGGTGGCAAATATCACGCATGTCCCTCCAGTCCcactgtgcctcagtttccccagctgctATTGGGGGCCTTGTGAATGTCCCGTGTCGCCCACCATCCCCCTCCCCACGGCCGCCTTTGTCCCCACTCCCCCCAGCTGGCTGCAAACCCCCTGTCTGGGGgcagctgccacagcacagggcCGGGAACACCACCAGTGCTGCCGggtgcagctggggctgtgcccacccACAGAGCCCAGGGGGGCTTTAGGGCACGATGCCAAACGGTGCCAGATCCCCCAGGGGAAGGGATAGGACATGGCCCCAGTTGAGAGGTACCCAGGTGGGGGGCACTGGCGCATGGAGGGTGcgggcagcagggaggcagagagctGAGTAAAACACCTTCTATTGCTTTCACATGATGGGAACACCCTGTGGGACAAATCCCTGAAgatgctgctccctggcagagccCATCAGGGAGCTGGTCCCAGACCATCCTGgtcccactgctgcttccaggccAGCCAGCCTCGCTGATTTTGGGAGTTCATGCTGGCAAGAGCAGCGGTCTTGGGGTGCCCACCCCACTCATTCTGggcactgcaggctgcagtAGTCAGCAGATTTGAAAAGGCTGTAGACATTGACAAGGGGGAACATGAGCAGCGCCCCAAGGAGGgagcccagctgctccagcaccccGTACCACACCAGCGCACTGTGGCTGCGGCTCCGCAGGATCACCCCGGCCATCGCCTTCACGTAGGAGAGCGTCCCAGTGAACAGCACCCAGGAGAGGATCTGGTGGCACAGATGAGAGAGAGGTCAGGGCTGGGGGATCTCCACTGAGGGGACAGGTGAGGTCAGGTCCAGGTGTGGTGTCAAAGACCTCCCTGAGTGAGAGGGACACCATAACTTACGATGATGGCATCGCCCCACTGGGACTGCTGGAGGAGTGGGCAGGGACTCATCACCGCGATGGCCATGTTGTAGGCACCAAAGCCTGTCCCTGCCATGGTGAGGATGCCCATCAGGGTCAGGGACCTGCAAGAGACATGCAAGTGTCACTGGAGAACACTACCTGTCCCTGGTGAACAGCACAGGCACGCAGCACATTCCGGCTCCTTGCTGTCTCCATCCTCCTTTCctggggtgtctgtgctgctAGGGCACGGGCACCCCACAGaccccctcccacccccaacTCTTGCAAAGTAGGGGCCACTCTTAACGGCAGAAGCCCCTGGTGTGCACCCTGCTGCAACCCCCAGGACCCTACAACCCACCTGCTGGGCAGGAGCATGGCCACGATGCAGGCGAGGGGGTTGGCCATGGAGCTGAGCGTGGCTGCCAGGTGATAGGTGGTGTGTCCATAGGGCAGGCAGGAGTAGGACTGCACAGATGGCAGGACCCCATTCGTCAGGGCACTCACCCAGGCGATGAGGAGGTAGATGAAGGTGAGCTTGGTTAAGGAGTAGGAGAACTTCTGCGGCAGGATGTCCCCAGGTCCCTTGAGATCCTTTGAGCAtgagcagcctctgctcagctgcaagTCAGGTCCCTCGTGAAGGACCTGGTCAAATGAGTTCAGCACGATGTTGCTGGAAAAGAGGTGCTGCTTAGAGAGCTCCCACACCTTGGGCTGCCGGGTGAGGAAGAAGAAGGCCAGCAAGCAGGTCAGCATCATTGCAGTCATGAGCAGGAAAAAGATGAGGGTGGAGAACTTGGGTGGGAGGTAGCGTGACTCCAGATGGAAAATGGTGCTCTCCACGGTCTCATTGCCGGTGGTGATGTTGACCTCGTAGCTGACATTGGTGCAGCTGGAGATACCAGAGCCCTGGCCCAGGGCAATGAGAGCAGGGATCAGCCCACTGAGCCCTTCGCCTATGAAGAAGGTGGATGTGtactggggctgcagctgcatcaTGAAGGGCAGGAAGGTGACAGAGGAGGTGCAGTCCACCAGGGCCAGGAAGAAGGTAAGGACTAGGAAGGGGATGCTGTGGGACGTCCCGGAAATGAGGGACGTGTGGTTCCAGAGGAAAGCCAGGAGCAAGCAGGCCATGACACCCACGGACACAATTGCATAGATAACAGCCACCTCCTTCAGCAAGCCAGGCCGAAAGCGATTCATGAGGGTGACGAAGAGTGGTCCCACGTTGGCCATCTggatgatgatggtgatgtACGAGGGCAGGTACcactgctctggcagcactgtCACCAGCAGTGGCAACTCCACCCACAGCCCATTGATGGCCACCCAGGAGCCCATGCCAAAGGCACAGGCCAGAAGGTGGGTGAGAAGTGCCATGGCTCAGGGCTGGGTGCCTGGGCCTGGGAGTGAcgctgctgtgctgtggggagaGACTTTGATGAGTGGTGAGGTGAGATCTGACCCTTCCAGATCCTGGCCCTGTCCTCCCATGACCACTGCCTGCATTGGTAGAACAGCTTCCCTCCTACGTTCTGTGGGGGTGTGGggcccacagcccagcccagccccacttTGCCCTCTGCAACCCCTGCGGACCCCTCTGCCCCCTTCAAGTGATGACAGggtgccctcctgccctgggtgTGGATCCTGATGAGCTCCACCTGGTCTCATCCCGGAGGGCTGGGGCTTGGGAGCAGCAAGTGCGGTACCCAGGAGGGCATTGAACCTGTGCCAACTCACGTTGCAGCTCGGTGCAGCCTGGAAGGGCTCGGCACAGCCGGGTGCAGGGGGAAGAGGGCTCTCACCTGGGGGCTGAGtgtcctgggcagctgctctgctgggaatgGACGCCTCGTACCTCCCACTGCATCCGCAGGGCAGGACGACGCAGCGCCCgtctcctcccagccaggaCCCGCGCGATCCCGACACGCCCCGGTGGCCGCGGGAGACAGGCCCCAGCAGCccatcctgcagcccagcctcgGCTCGTACCAGTCAGCTGAGTCAGCTGGGATCCGGACACCTCCCTTGCCCACTCTCATCCCGCCCCTGGGAAGAACTCTGACGTCCCTACGTTCCGTGTCCCCGCAACCCCGCGGAGCCGTCTCCAGTCCTCTCCCGGGGCGTTGAGGCCGCCAGAGGAAACTCACGTCTCACGGGGCTGAGCCTGGCGGGCGCAACAACCCGCTGATGgtcccggccccggccccgcggggagGCATCGGGGCTGGAACAGGAACCAGGAAGGAAACGGGCTCCGGTCTGACCGGTCCCTCGGCAATCTCCCAAGGGGAACTCACTGCGCTTTGGGGACAGGCAGCACCACGCGGGCGGGAGCCACTCCTGGCTGCCGCAGCAGTGACGTGAGGCGGGCACGTCACCACCTCCGGATGCGTACGGGTGATagcctggccctgctctgctcctcgTCTTTGGTCCCAGCTGGCAGAGTCCCCAGCTCAGGGGGGTTATTATTCTTGGCGGTGTCCTGGACTTTGTCCTTGTCCCCGCCTGAACTGCGTCCCACCTATCACAGACTCTTCTTGCAGGTGCAAGTGTGACCCGGTGGCGGTTCCTGTCCCCATCAGGATCTCTGCGGGGTCAATGGGTTAGGACGGGGCGCTGGGGAACCTCCGAATGTGGCAGCTGTCCCACCTTGGGACACTGCGGGGACCAAGCCGTGAGCCAGCGGATGAGCCACTTGCACCGGTCGGGAGGTGACACGGCTGAGGAGACAGACCCCAGGTCACCCCCAACAGCAaccccgcccccccccccccccccccccccaattcCCGGACCCCCGCCCCAGGATGCCTCATGGCAGCTCTTCCCCCAGCACCCACCGGGTGTCGCTGGGAGAGcgggctgcagccctgcaaaacctggggctgggctgccttCTCCCGTCTGCTTCCCTGTCCTACCTGCCTGCAGTGCTCGTCCCTGTCCCTCGGGGGATACAGCCTGCCCCTCCACCCTGTCCTGCGCCTGTGGGAGCACCCGCGGCAGCCAGGACCGTTGGGTGCAGTGGGGACAAGAGTGTCCCTtgtccctggggctgcagggacgCTGGGTGACCGTGGCGGGGGATGGTCACAGTTTGAGGTACTGCTGTGATTTAaccccagcaggcagctcagtCCGCCGCAGCTGGTCACTCACACGCACcgtgggatgggggagaaaatgggaaaagataAAGTGGTAAAAGGGACAAAACTGACGGATTGAGAGAAAGTCAgtttaataggaaaagcaaGGAAGTCCCACAGTCCAGGATattgcgggggggggggggggggaggggcaGAGCTGTCCCATCCATGTCCCCTCCCAATTTCTATTCACCCCCAGCACTCTCACTCGCTGGTGGGGCAGCAGAAAAGTCCTTGGGGCTCTGTGAGCATGGCTCAGCCACGATCAAACACTCCTGGGTTAGCACTGCTTTCAGCACAACTCCAAAACAGACCCACGCTGGCTCCTATGGGCAAAATTACCTCTGCCCCAATCAAACCAGTACAGGACCCCAGGAGACCTGGAAGGTGGGGAACAGGTCCAAGCTGCTGGGGGGAAACCAGAGGCAGGGGGCTTAGAGTGAGCCCGGGGCAGCTGAGGTCATTGTGTGTCCATGGcaatggggacagggaggggacagcaaCTGTCCTGTGTTTAATTTGTCGGCACAAAGAGGCAGCTCAGCCGGCAGTGAGACCCTTCCTTCCCGGGGGCGAGTGGCTATGGGGCAGAGGCAGTTTGAGGGGGTGCTGGGTGTGGGACCCCCGTGCTGCCCCTTCACGCTACTCACCTAAATCCACCCGACGCGcgctgcctgccctgcctgtgccttCTCCgccccctgcctgccccccaGCTGAGCTCCCGGCCCCCCGGCCCCTCGCCCCTCCGCACCCCCGGCAGATGCAAGCGCAGGCCCCGGAGGCAGATGGCAACATTTGGTAGCCGAGTGGTCCCTGCCTGCGGGACTTCGCTGGGCTGTGATGACCATCCCTCCAGGAAGCCCCATCCTcatccagccagggctgggggcccCATCCCAACTGCAGCCAGTGCAGGCCGGGGGGTGCAGCAGGGATCCCCAGGGTGGGCACACTGCCCATGCTGTAGGGGTGACAGGGTGGCAGGAAGGCATGGAAGGAGTGGCAGCTCAGAAGAGCAGGGGTCTGTCCTTGAACTCAGCCCTGGCGAGACCCATCCCCTCATATCTTCTTCTATGTGTGAGCAGTGGGGATGGTCTGCCTGGGCAgagggtggctgctgctccatTGCTGGGGGACAAAGCGACCCCCTCACTCCAGGGACTACTGGCCACCTTATTTGAGAGGCTATGACCCCCAGACTTGGGGACCGGCTGGCGGGTCTCAGCCTGGaccctggcagccccagccccattTGCATTCCATTTCCATGTGAAAGGAGCAGGTCAAGTTGAAAGTTGAAAGGCTGGTGGGGGGCAGTCGGGAAGGGGCCGCTGCCGGAGGTGAGACCCCAACAAAAGGGCTGGATCCCCAGGGCCTAGTGTTCGCCTGGCCATGGGCTGCGGCCACGGCCCCACGGCAGCCGCCATCTGTGGGTCTGTGCTGCCGCCACCACCGGCCAGACAAAGGCCTCGTGCCCGGCCTGTCCCCATCTGTCACCTCCCTGGCTCCTGGATCCCTGAGCAGAGACCGAGTGTGAAGATCCTAGTGCAGGCAGCATCATTTCCTCTGCCCACCGGGAGTGGGGTGATGCTGGGTGCAGCAGGTGCCTCCCCGTTCCGTCCCCATGTTCCTTCTAGAGCCGCTCCGTAGAGCTCTCGCTGGGGAAActgaagcaggaggaggtggtggcTTGTCCTGGGTCAGGGGACGGCAACGAGCTGGAATAAAACACCGGGAATTAACACCCAACATGAAAGGGCTGGGGACCTCTCTGCGTGGGGGTGCCCACactgctgagccccagccccgcggcTTGGCAGGTGTTGCCAGGCACCTGATGCCTAGGCAACAAGATAATGCTTGAGCTCTGCAAAAAGCTGTAGCTATGCAGAAAGAAGTAGTTCCTTTGTAACAGGCTATGTGAATGAAGCCCTTTCTAGAAATCAGCACATTTAGCAGAACAGGCTAACTGCAAAAGCTAACCACCGGCTATTTGAGCAGGCAATCTTAGAGAGCATGCACAGGGAACAGGGGTGAGAAGTTCAAGCCCGAGGAAGACTTATGAGCCTTCATCAGAAACGACCACCAGGAGGCTGACGACCACCTCGTGCAGAAACCGCGCATGTGCTACAAGGGCTGACATAATCATGTGATTAGAAAATATGTTGCAATATGAAGGTTAGGAAAGTATAATGTgcacattaaggaaaaaaagtataaaagctAGTAGTGTGCGAAGAATGGAGTGAGTTTGTGGTGGAGTTATCCCCCTCACTCCCGGTGTCGAATAAACAAATACCTGCTCTGTAGGCCTCATACTATGTTATCTTGCCTAGTTTTCATGCATCAGCAACCAGGAGGTCCCTGGCACGAGGGAGTGTCTGGAGGAGGTGAGAGCAAAGGCACTGCCAGTGCCCGATTGTCCCTCTGTTCACAAACACCGTCCACGTGTCCCTGGAGCAGCGGTGGAGATGATGCACCGGGTGCTGGGGGAGCATTCCTGCAGAAGGCGCCGTCCCAGAGCATGTCCTGGGATGCTCCCGGGGAGGGCGAGGCTTGGGGCGCTGCCTGGATCCAACGCCCTGCTCCAACGGGCCAGACGTGCccgagcagctcctgcagcctcctgtcTGCACCCGCACGGCCTCGGCACCTGTGGGGGGACGCAGCCTGCGGGCTCTGCCCTCGCTTACCAACTGGGATTTTCCAGCTCAGCCCATTGTGTGAATCTGGGCTTAGGGCAGCCCTCTGGCTCGCAGACTGTGTGCTTCTCTTGGCCCTTCTccctccaccagctccttgtctttcttgctCCAGGAGCCGTTTGAAAAATGCAGGACTGTAACTGAGCGCCATGGAACAAGCCAAACACTCATTCCTTCCGTGCAGAGCCGAACGAAGATGCCTTTAGCGTGGAGCAGGAGCCACCCTGGGGCTGGGTTCAGGCCAGCAGGTTCAGGTGGCTGCAGGCTTGGTGACCCTGTTCCAGTCTGTCACCTCCCTTCCTACTATCCCATTTATTTCCCTACATTTTGGAGTTTGTTGCTGCCGGGTGCATGAGGAAACAAGGTGAGATTTCCAAATCAGAGCAGGCCCTGCCGACTGGCCACACCAGTGATATAAGGGAATCTGGGTGCCCACAGGAATGCTGGGAATTTCCCCTGCATCCCTGAAGCCCTAACCCAGCACCAGGACCATCTGCCCACAGCGAGCAGTGACATCCAGAAGCGTTTTGGCTTTGTCCATGCGAGCACCTCGGGCCGTGTACGCATCCAGGCTGCTCAGCCGGCACCGCGGGCTGAACCGGCACCTGGGACGTCACCGGGCACCGTCACGCTGTGTGACGCAGCCTGGCATGGAGGAATGCCCCGTGGTTTCGATCCCATGTGAGCGCTGAGTTGCCTCGGAGGGCGTCCTCGCCCGGCGCTGACTCAGCGGCAGCCGCCGCATGCAGAACCGCTCCAGCACCCTCCAGCCGCCGGCACGGGGGGAGACGGGGAGGACgtggctggggagcaggaggcgTGGGGACATCAGGACACCATCGGGACACCCTCGgaaagagagcagggagaagaagCGTGGCAGCTGATCCGTGCCGAGGAGGCTCCCACGCCGCAGGGCTGATCCAGGTGGGTGGCGGAGGTGGTGCTGGTCCCCTGCTGGTCCAGTGCCAGCAGAATGGGGCTGGGTGAGCCGGTGAAGGGGTCATAACCGTGTACCTCTGGAGCAACTTCTCCAGGGAGGAGGTGACCTGGTGTGCCATGTGAACGTGGCTGGACTGCCCACTccaggagggagagcagctggggccACACTGGGCAATGCCCAGAGCTCAGATCCCCGCGCTCCGACTGGGTTTGGGGCATGGGATTATGTTGCCGTGTTTCTGGAGCTGTTCGGAGGGCGGCTCCGCTCGGCTCGGCTTGGCTCGATGCAGCCAAGCTCGGTGTGGCCGTGCCAGGGCAGCGGCTCAGCACCGCAGGAATGTGGAGCAGCAGGTTGTAACCGGCCGGGCTGTCCATGCTGGGGAGGGGACCCCAAGCTGGCCACAGGCGGCTGTTCCAGGGGTCCCATGTCCTTGTCCCTGCACTTCGACAGCCGTGGCTTGGCTGAGCATCTGGTACAAGGCTGAGCTCCAGTGCCTGACATGGGGACATTTTCCCGCTTTGCCTTGCCTGGGGGGCACTTTTGCACCCCTGTGCTGAGTCGGGgagccctccctgtgctgggcacaggtACAAGGACAGTGAAGCTGGCCATTGGCacaggggctgggcagcactggACCCGAGGGGTCGGGCAAAGGGGTGCAAAGAGCTGCCcggggaggaggcaggaggatTTGTGCCGGTCCTGGGACCATTCTCAGCTGTCGCCACGCCTGGCCGCCCCCCTGCAGACATTTTCCAGGTCAGGAGGCAGCATGTCGCCCCAGGCAGGGGACGaggacggggacagggacagccagcCTCCCCCGGGCCACTCGTCTGTCACAGCGTGTCAGGGGGATGCACCGTGTGCTGTGCAGGGACCCTGCTGGGGTCCGGAttctgggggtgctggggctgaCACGTTGGCACCCGTGGGCTGGCAGGGGGTGCAGACATGGTTCAGCTGTGGCTCAGCCATGGCTCGGCGGGGCTGtgggtgccagggctggctcGTGCCGCCGGCGGTCAGTGCTGGGACAGGCgctgggctgctcccaggaaGTTTGTGCAGGCAGGTGAGCGGGTGACGGTGGCAGCCGCCTGCTCGGGGCTGCCATGGAAGCGAGTGAGGCCACAGCACACCAGCCCCCGTCCTGCCCACCACTGCACCGGGTGAGTGCTGGGGCTTGCTGTCACATCCTCAGGGCTCATCAGTGCCCCAAATCGGGACCCTCAGGGGGAATCTCAGAGCAGCTTGGGAAAGGGGTGGGGAAAAGGGTCTGACCCACATATTCCTCTGTGTGCCCTGCCATTGCCGAGCCCCTCTGGATATTGGGGCCACTCTGGGTGTGCCCACCCCTGGTCAGGGGACTGCAGAAGGGTGCAGGGCTGCTTTGGGTGCCCTCCCCCCCCTTTTCGCTGTGGGCGGGCTGATGTCTCTGCGTGGCCGTTGTGGCGGCTGCGCTTGTTGGGGTTGGCAGGGACCCAAGGACACGGGGTGCACAGGGCCCCACGCTGCTCCGAGCACACCGCGGCTGGGGAATCACGAGTGGAAACAAACCCCCGTGAACTCCACGTACTTTCCAAGGAGCTccaggatgggagcagggagcctGGGTGCAGCCCCGGAGCTTGCGAGAGGGCTGAGAACTGAGGGAACAGCAGAGGGAGTGGAGCACCGAATCCACCAGCCCGGCAGGGTGGTGGGTGATGGAACCCTGGGCATGGGGAATGCACCCCTGGGAGCAGGCAATGCACCCCTGGGCACGGGTGATGCAAGGATGTAGATGAGACACCCCTGGGAGAAATCAGTGCTTCCCTGGGAGTGGGTGATGCACGCCTGAGTGAAGGAAATGCACCCCCGGATGTGGGCAGTGCACTCCTGAGCACGGACGATGGGCACATGCAATGCACCCCTTGATGCGGGCGATGCTCCCCCGGCACCTGCGACCTGTGCAGAGCATCAGTGAGGGGTGCTTGGCTCTCTCCGCCCCCCTCGCTCCCCGGGGTGCCCCTCGCCCGCGACCGGGACGCCCTCCCCGCCGGCGCCATTGGCCCCGGTGCGGTTTGAAGCAGGCGTGCGGCGCGGATTGGCCGGAGGAGTGTCGGGGAGGCTCGGCGGTGGCGGCGGAGGCGTGGTGACCGCCTTCAAATAGG
The nucleotide sequence above comes from Corvus cornix cornix isolate S_Up_H32 chromosome 20, ASM73873v5, whole genome shotgun sequence. Encoded proteins:
- the SLC52A3 gene encoding solute carrier family 52, riboflavin transporter, member 3; the encoded protein is MALLTHLLACAFGMGSWVAINGLWVELPLLVTVLPEQWYLPSYITIIIQMANVGPLFVTLMNRFRPGLLKEVAVIYAIVSVGVMACLLLAFLWNHTSLISGTSHSIPFLVLTFFLALVDCTSSVTFLPFMMQLQPQYTSTFFIGEGLSGLIPALIALGQGSGISSCTNVSYEVNITTGNETVESTIFHLESRYLPPKFSTLIFFLLMTAMMLTCLLAFFFLTRQPKVWELSKQHLFSSNIVLNSFDQVLHEGPDLQLSRGCSCSKDLKGPGDILPQKFSYSLTKLTFIYLLIAWVSALTNGVLPSVQSYSCLPYGHTTYHLAATLSSMANPLACIVAMLLPSRSLTLMGILTMAGTGFGAYNMAIAVMSPCPLLQQSQWGDAIIILSWVLFTGTLSYVKAMAGVILRSRSHSALVWYGVLEQLGSLLGALLMFPLVNVYSLFKSADYCSLQCPE